One stretch of Pseudomonas sp. NC02 DNA includes these proteins:
- a CDS encoding RidA family protein has product MKTLFAGLLMTATTLAAHADEIKRVPLPNSNFPISLAVSVPPQTELLFVSGLLADLHDPKAPKDSFAAYGDTAIQTTSILNKLKGVLQGQGLDLGDVVQLRIFLVGDPAKGGKLDFAGLQEGYTPFFGSAEQPKKPARTAVQVVALPLPGGLVEIEAVAARKR; this is encoded by the coding sequence ATGAAGACGCTTTTTGCAGGACTGCTGATGACCGCCACCACCCTTGCCGCCCACGCCGATGAGATCAAGCGCGTGCCGCTGCCGAACTCGAATTTCCCGATCTCATTGGCGGTGTCGGTGCCGCCACAGACCGAGCTGCTGTTTGTGAGTGGGTTGCTGGCCGACCTGCATGACCCCAAGGCGCCGAAAGACTCGTTTGCCGCCTATGGCGACACGGCCATCCAGACCACGTCGATCCTCAACAAGCTCAAGGGTGTGCTGCAAGGCCAGGGCCTGGATTTGGGAGATGTGGTGCAGCTGCGGATATTCCTGGTGGGCGATCCAGCCAAGGGCGGCAAGCTCGACTTTGCCGGGTTGCAGGAAGGCTACACGCCGTTTTTCGGCAGTGCCGAGCAGCCGAAAAAACCGGCGCGCACCGCGGTGCAAGTCGTCGCGTTGCCATTGCCCGGCGGGCTGGTAGAAATCGAAGCGGTTGCCGCGCGCAAACG
- a CDS encoding FAD-dependent oxidoreductase, with product MAFTRRELISRIAAVGGYSAAVSALGALGLTPQAVASSFTPLQLGSTGKGKQVVVVGAGISGLVSAYELRKAGFNVTILEARDRVGGRNWTLRRGTKVDFDDGVSQTVDFDDGQFFNAGPARIPSHHQTILGYCRELGVELQVLVNSSRNALARPDTQQPAFQLRQAVNDTRGQLSELLARTVSRKALDQDLSVDDRKALLSFLKVYGDLNGDLQYKGSVRSGYTRVPGAGDQTGVTRAPLELQTLLNPKLWGALVFDEIPEFSSTMFQPVGGMDRIPYAFYEHLKDAVRFNAEVSDIQTSEQGSRITYRDRISGKTQVLSADYAIVTVPLPLLAKLPTNFTAPFKQAIQTAQSDQANKVAWQAPRFWETDFNIYGGLSYLDHEVKGLWYPSDRLNSAQGILVAAYNTSESAQAFSQKSLAEQFASSRQAVELLHPGHSAKLQKPVAINWSKVSYSKGPWIVNDEVGESAYRLLNEPQGRTYLASDALAHGGVGIWQNSAADSARRIVSLIGRHAERQQPGVAA from the coding sequence ATGGCTTTTACCCGCAGGGAACTGATTTCCCGTATTGCCGCCGTGGGCGGTTATTCCGCCGCTGTCAGCGCATTGGGCGCGCTGGGGCTGACGCCTCAGGCGGTGGCATCGAGCTTTACCCCACTGCAATTGGGCAGCACTGGCAAAGGCAAGCAGGTGGTGGTGGTCGGCGCCGGGATCTCCGGGCTGGTCAGCGCCTATGAGCTGCGCAAGGCCGGGTTCAACGTGACGATCCTGGAAGCCCGCGACCGGGTGGGTGGACGCAACTGGACCCTGCGCCGAGGCACCAAGGTCGATTTCGACGACGGCGTCAGCCAGACCGTCGACTTTGATGACGGGCAGTTTTTCAACGCCGGCCCCGCGCGTATTCCCAGCCACCACCAGACGATCCTCGGCTACTGCCGCGAGCTGGGTGTGGAGCTGCAAGTACTGGTCAACAGCAGCCGCAACGCCCTGGCCCGGCCGGATACGCAGCAACCGGCATTCCAGCTGCGCCAGGCGGTCAACGACACCCGCGGCCAGCTCTCGGAACTGCTGGCCCGCACGGTCAGCCGCAAGGCGTTGGACCAGGACCTGAGCGTGGATGACCGCAAGGCGCTGCTGAGTTTCCTCAAAGTGTACGGCGACCTCAACGGCGACCTGCAATACAAGGGTTCGGTGCGCTCCGGCTACACCCGCGTGCCCGGCGCCGGCGACCAGACCGGCGTGACCCGCGCGCCGCTGGAGCTGCAGACCCTGCTCAATCCCAAGCTGTGGGGCGCGCTGGTGTTCGATGAAATCCCGGAGTTTTCCTCCACCATGTTCCAGCCGGTGGGCGGCATGGACCGCATTCCGTATGCCTTCTACGAACATCTGAAAGATGCGGTGCGCTTCAACGCCGAAGTCAGCGATATCCAGACCTCGGAGCAAGGCAGCCGAATCACCTACCGCGACCGCATCAGCGGCAAGACCCAGGTGCTGAGTGCCGACTATGCGATTGTCACCGTGCCCTTGCCGCTGCTGGCCAAGCTGCCAACCAACTTCACGGCACCCTTCAAGCAGGCGATCCAGACCGCGCAAAGCGACCAGGCCAACAAGGTGGCCTGGCAGGCGCCGCGCTTCTGGGAAACCGACTTCAACATCTACGGCGGCCTGTCGTACCTCGACCATGAAGTCAAAGGCCTGTGGTACCCCAGCGACCGCCTCAACAGCGCCCAGGGGATTCTGGTGGCGGCCTACAACACCAGTGAATCGGCCCAGGCCTTCAGCCAGAAATCCCTGGCCGAACAGTTCGCCTCCTCACGCCAGGCGGTGGAGCTGTTGCACCCCGGCCACAGCGCCAAGCTGCAAAAACCGGTGGCGATCAACTGGTCGAAAGTCAGCTACAGCAAGGGCCCGTGGATCGTCAACGACGAGGTCGGCGAAAGCGCCTACCGCCTGCTCAACGAGCCCCAGGGCCGCACGTACCTGGCCAGCGACGCCCTCGCCCACGGCGGCGTCGGCATCTGGCAGAACAGCGCCGCCGATTCGGCGCGGCGCATCGTCTCGCTGATCGGCCGGCATGCCGAACGCCAGCAACCGGGCGTCGCCGCCTGA
- a CDS encoding TonB-dependent receptor — protein sequence MSPTAVPNRLALAISLALFGLSVHADDTALPVVNVTAEHRSEDLQKTPLAISAFDEKALEDKQINSVRDLAGQVPNLTLSRQSISYSAQTYGIRGIGETDPIQEAAVAVYADDLYIPRAISSMLDFNDVERVEVLRGPQGTLYGRNSSAGAIRVITRDPTQETRGFVELGAGNYDAQNARLLISGPLVDNALFGSFSAIRLSRDGTVSDPTRSKDVNNVDIQSYRGKLRYKPVDSPWDVQLTLAGTFDRGDTTSYTPFDANGHFDKFKSYSSLDPKNRLDQGSSVLRAIYAINDNLNFKSVTAYSAFHQPVDYDNSGQAALIQNNLILYKQNYATQEFQLNGDYDDFSFSTGVYLYREKFDADRDNLTYSIARNRVIGQGQYSTTNTESYALYGQGTYKLTQQLSLIAGLRFTREHKNFDFTNYAINTDRQITGTNFTAESSKSWQSTSPKIGFEYAWTPHLNQYAYVAKGFKAGGYDNRAPTQAAAEQAFSPEDVTTWETGVKGDFFDQRLRANVALFYNDYKDLQTNAYDPALGVSLRTNVGRAHTYGVELETLTALSRDLQLTANVGYLQSKYDDFQNASGAGVDANGKQLVFSPRWNASVGLNYTIPAGLPGTWLAGTDAQFQTKSYANALNDDIQEIPQQTFWNANTRYISGDGHWTTTLAVKNLLDRAYPQSVGYVPSSGARYYSVNDPRTLLLTVRYDL from the coding sequence ATGAGTCCTACCGCCGTACCCAATCGCCTGGCACTGGCCATCTCCCTCGCCCTGTTCGGCCTTTCCGTTCACGCCGACGACACCGCCCTGCCGGTGGTCAACGTCACCGCCGAGCACCGCAGCGAAGACCTGCAAAAAACCCCGCTGGCGATTTCCGCGTTTGATGAAAAGGCCCTGGAAGACAAGCAGATCAACAGCGTGCGCGACCTCGCGGGCCAGGTGCCGAACCTGACACTCAGCCGCCAGTCGATCTCCTACAGCGCGCAGACCTACGGCATTCGCGGTATCGGTGAAACCGACCCGATCCAGGAAGCCGCCGTCGCCGTGTATGCCGATGACCTGTACATCCCGCGTGCGATTTCGTCGATGCTCGACTTCAACGATGTGGAGCGTGTCGAAGTGCTGCGCGGGCCCCAGGGCACCCTGTACGGACGCAACAGCAGCGCCGGCGCGATCCGCGTGATCACCCGCGACCCGACCCAGGAAACCCGTGGTTTTGTAGAGCTGGGCGCCGGCAACTACGATGCGCAGAACGCACGCCTGCTGATCAGCGGCCCGCTGGTGGACAACGCGCTGTTCGGCAGTTTCTCGGCGATCCGCCTGAGCCGCGACGGCACCGTCTCCGACCCCACCCGGAGCAAGGATGTAAACAACGTCGACATCCAGTCCTACCGCGGCAAGCTGCGCTACAAGCCGGTGGATTCGCCGTGGGATGTGCAACTGACCCTGGCCGGTACCTTCGACCGGGGCGACACCACCAGCTACACGCCTTTCGACGCCAACGGGCATTTCGACAAGTTCAAGAGCTACAGCAGCCTCGACCCGAAAAACCGCCTGGACCAGGGCAGCTCGGTACTGCGGGCGATTTACGCGATCAATGACAACCTGAACTTCAAATCAGTGACGGCCTACTCGGCGTTCCACCAACCGGTGGACTACGACAACTCAGGGCAAGCCGCGCTGATCCAGAACAACCTGATCCTGTACAAGCAGAACTATGCGACCCAGGAGTTCCAGCTCAACGGCGACTACGACGATTTCAGCTTCAGCACCGGGGTGTACCTGTACCGCGAGAAGTTCGACGCCGACCGCGACAACCTTACCTATTCCATCGCCCGCAATCGGGTGATCGGCCAGGGCCAATACAGCACCACCAACACCGAAAGCTATGCGCTGTATGGCCAGGGCACCTACAAGCTGACGCAACAACTGTCGCTGATCGCCGGCCTGCGCTTTACCCGCGAGCACAAGAATTTCGACTTCACCAACTACGCGATCAACACCGACCGGCAAATCACCGGCACCAACTTCACCGCCGAGTCGAGCAAATCCTGGCAGTCCACCAGCCCGAAGATCGGCTTCGAATACGCCTGGACCCCGCACCTGAACCAATACGCCTACGTCGCCAAGGGTTTCAAGGCCGGTGGCTACGACAACCGCGCCCCCACCCAGGCCGCCGCCGAACAGGCGTTCTCCCCGGAAGACGTGACCACCTGGGAAACCGGGGTCAAGGGCGACTTCTTCGACCAGCGCCTGCGGGCCAACGTCGCGCTGTTCTACAACGACTACAAAGACCTGCAAACCAACGCCTATGACCCGGCGCTGGGGGTGAGCCTGCGCACCAACGTCGGCCGTGCCCACACCTACGGCGTGGAGCTGGAAACCCTCACGGCCCTGAGCCGCGACCTGCAACTGACCGCCAACGTCGGCTACCTGCAAAGCAAGTACGACGACTTCCAGAACGCCAGCGGTGCCGGGGTGGATGCCAACGGCAAGCAACTGGTGTTCTCGCCACGCTGGAATGCAAGCGTTGGCCTGAACTACACCATCCCGGCCGGGCTGCCGGGCACCTGGCTGGCAGGCACCGATGCGCAGTTCCAGACCAAGTCCTACGCCAACGCATTGAACGACGACATCCAGGAAATCCCGCAACAGACCTTCTGGAACGCCAACACCCGCTACATCAGTGGCGACGGCCACTGGACCACCACCCTGGCGGTGAAAAACCTGCTGGACCGCGCCTACCCGCAGTCGGTGGGCTACGTGCCCTCCAGCGGCGCCCGCTACTACTCGGTCAACGACCCGCGAACCCTGTTGCTGACCGTGCGCTACGACCTCTGA
- a CDS encoding D-isomer specific 2-hydroxyacid dehydrogenase family protein has protein sequence MSQVIIASQLDEDFNQVIRQRLALTHPGAEVISVPAGVPSDLPAQANILLARPINVRGYTAPDTPPPGWPYGVQWIQVVSSGIDFYPRWLFNGPPVSTSRGSAAENLAEFALAAIFAAAKHLPDIWVKDAQWQFTPLRPLKGTTLGILGFGAIGRSLAQKAHGLGIKVVALRQSNTPFDVEGVEAARDIHDLFARSDHLVLAAPLTQATRHIVDREALANAKPGLHLINIARGGLVDHEALLEALDSGHIGLASLDVTEPEPLPDGHALYGHPRVRVSPHTSAISTNSRHDIADSFLGNLERYLSDRPLENLADTQRGY, from the coding sequence ATGAGCCAGGTGATTATCGCCAGCCAGCTGGACGAAGATTTCAATCAAGTCATCCGCCAGCGCCTGGCCCTCACGCACCCCGGTGCAGAGGTGATCAGCGTGCCGGCCGGTGTGCCCAGCGACTTGCCGGCCCAGGCCAATATCCTGCTGGCCCGGCCGATCAATGTGCGCGGCTACACCGCGCCGGACACACCGCCACCGGGTTGGCCGTATGGCGTGCAGTGGATCCAGGTGGTGTCGTCGGGCATCGACTTCTATCCCAGGTGGCTGTTCAACGGGCCGCCGGTGAGCACCTCACGGGGCAGCGCCGCCGAAAACCTCGCCGAGTTCGCCCTCGCGGCAATCTTCGCGGCGGCCAAGCATTTGCCGGATATCTGGGTAAAGGATGCCCAGTGGCAGTTCACCCCGTTGCGCCCGCTCAAGGGCACCACCCTGGGGATTCTCGGGTTTGGCGCGATTGGCCGCAGCCTGGCGCAGAAGGCTCATGGGTTGGGGATCAAGGTGGTGGCATTACGCCAAAGTAACACGCCGTTTGACGTGGAGGGTGTGGAAGCGGCGCGGGATATCCATGACCTGTTTGCGCGTTCCGATCACCTGGTGCTGGCAGCGCCACTGACCCAGGCCACACGGCATATCGTCGATCGGGAGGCGCTGGCGAATGCCAAGCCAGGGTTGCACCTGATCAATATTGCCCGGGGAGGATTGGTGGATCATGAGGCGCTGCTGGAGGCGCTGGACAGCGGCCATATCGGGCTGGCTTCGCTGGATGTGACCGAGCCCGAGCCATTGCCGGACGGGCATGCGTTGTATGGGCATCCGAGGGTCAGGGTGTCGCCGCATACGTCGGCGATTTCGACCAATAGCCGGCATGATATTGCGGACAGTTTCCTGGGCAATCTGGAAAGGTATCTGAGTGATCGGCCGCTGGAAAACCTCGCTGATACCCAACGCGGTTACTAA
- a CDS encoding acyl-CoA dehydrogenase family protein has translation MSLSSQPSLRSVEVANFEALLERLSAQLAATAHIVDESGTFPHDNFKLLHEHGLVALTVPKALGGGGANLSQARKAISAIAKGEPSTALILVMQYLQHTRLQDSKTWSPALRTQVAEDAVRNGALINALRVEPDLGTPARGGLPATIARRTAAGWRISGRKIYSTGSHGLSWFSVWARSSDEDPLVGAWLVPRNSPGISIIDTWDHLGMRATCSHEVVFDNVLVPLDHAVSVSPWSAPQAELDGDGFLWMSVLLSSVYDAVAQAARDWLVDWLEQRKPSNLGAALSTLPRFQETVGHIDTLLFANRSLLDAAADGHTPAAHAAQIKYLVTGNAIRAVELAIEASGNPGLSRHSPLQRHYRDVLCSRVHTPQNDAVLQGVGKAVFAQRHKERP, from the coding sequence ATGAGCCTTTCTTCTCAACCGTCACTGCGCTCCGTGGAAGTGGCCAATTTCGAAGCCTTGCTGGAACGCCTCAGCGCCCAGCTCGCCGCCACTGCACACATCGTTGATGAAAGCGGCACCTTCCCCCACGACAACTTCAAGCTGCTGCACGAACACGGCCTTGTCGCCCTGACCGTGCCCAAGGCCCTCGGCGGTGGCGGTGCCAACCTGAGCCAGGCGCGCAAGGCCATCAGCGCGATTGCCAAGGGCGAGCCGTCCACCGCGTTGATCCTGGTGATGCAGTACCTGCAACACACGCGCCTGCAAGACAGCAAAACCTGGTCGCCCGCCCTGCGCACCCAGGTCGCCGAAGACGCTGTGCGCAATGGGGCGTTGATCAATGCCCTGCGCGTCGAACCCGACCTCGGCACCCCGGCCCGTGGCGGCCTGCCCGCGACCATCGCCCGGCGTACCGCCGCCGGCTGGCGCATCAGCGGGCGCAAGATCTACTCCACCGGCAGCCATGGCCTGAGCTGGTTCAGCGTGTGGGCCCGCAGCAGCGATGAAGACCCGTTGGTAGGCGCCTGGCTGGTGCCCAGGAACAGCCCCGGCATCAGCATCATCGACACCTGGGACCACCTCGGCATGCGCGCCACCTGCAGCCATGAAGTGGTGTTCGACAACGTGCTGGTGCCGCTGGACCACGCGGTCAGCGTCAGCCCCTGGAGCGCACCGCAGGCGGAACTGGACGGTGACGGGTTCCTGTGGATGTCGGTACTGCTCTCATCGGTGTACGACGCCGTGGCCCAGGCCGCGCGCGACTGGCTGGTGGACTGGCTGGAACAACGCAAGCCGTCCAACCTCGGCGCCGCGCTGTCGACCTTGCCGCGCTTTCAGGAGACCGTCGGGCATATCGACACCCTGCTGTTTGCCAACCGCAGCCTGCTGGACGCCGCCGCCGACGGGCACACCCCGGCAGCCCACGCCGCACAGATCAAATACCTGGTGACCGGCAACGCGATCCGTGCCGTCGAGTTGGCCATCGAGGCGTCCGGCAATCCCGGCCTGTCCCGACACAGCCCACTGCAGCGGCATTACCGCGACGTGCTGTGCAGCCGCGTGCATACCCCGCAGAACGACGCGGTGCTGCAAGGCGTCGGCAAGGCCGTCTTCGCTCAACGACACAAGGAACGCCCATGA
- a CDS encoding ABC transporter substrate-binding protein, giving the protein MTNTIKHGQFNRRGFLGASSIALGALGLASLVPRAFAAPAKLSDLTLAVATYRGQDSYFTDDAGTSNTPYKVDYAEFAGGNLIVEALASGSLDIGGMSEIPPIFSIQSHREPKLIAVLQGDVNNQVILIPKESKIESIAQLKGKRVGYVRSTTSHYFLIKALKEQGLTFNDITPVALTPQDGFSAFQSGQLDAWVIYGVFIQLAKFRSGARVLKTALGYLSGNYLIGARPAALEDPLRKQAIQDYLQRQARTLEWMNNNPEPWAEKSAKLLGVDKAVFLDVYNNRSQPYSVIEVNDQAIASQQEVADLFFNAGVLNERLDVSPLWDRQFKLLPI; this is encoded by the coding sequence ATGACGAACACGATCAAACACGGACAGTTCAATCGTCGCGGCTTCCTGGGTGCCAGTTCGATTGCCCTTGGCGCGCTGGGCCTCGCCTCGCTGGTGCCCCGGGCTTTCGCTGCACCTGCGAAGCTCTCGGACCTGACCCTGGCCGTCGCCACCTACCGTGGCCAGGACTCGTACTTCACCGACGACGCCGGCACTTCCAACACGCCCTATAAAGTCGACTACGCCGAGTTCGCCGGCGGCAACCTGATCGTCGAAGCGCTGGCCTCCGGCAGCCTGGACATTGGCGGCATGAGCGAGATCCCGCCGATCTTCTCGATCCAGAGCCACCGCGAGCCGAAGCTGATTGCGGTGCTGCAAGGTGACGTGAATAACCAGGTGATCCTGATTCCCAAGGAGTCGAAAATTGAATCCATCGCCCAGTTGAAAGGCAAGCGTGTGGGCTATGTGCGCTCCACCACCTCGCACTACTTCTTGATCAAGGCCTTGAAGGAGCAAGGGCTGACCTTCAACGACATCACCCCCGTGGCACTCACGCCACAGGACGGTTTCAGCGCGTTCCAGAGTGGCCAGCTGGACGCCTGGGTGATCTACGGGGTGTTTATCCAGCTGGCGAAATTCCGCAGCGGCGCCCGGGTATTGAAAACCGCCCTCGGCTACCTCTCCGGCAACTACCTGATCGGCGCCCGCCCCGCTGCCCTGGAAGACCCGCTGCGCAAACAGGCGATCCAGGATTACTTGCAGCGCCAGGCGCGCACGCTGGAATGGATGAACAACAACCCTGAGCCGTGGGCTGAAAAATCGGCGAAGTTGCTCGGTGTGGACAAGGCCGTGTTCCTCGACGTGTACAACAACCGCAGCCAGCCCTACAGCGTGATCGAGGTGAACGACCAGGCCATCGCTTCGCAGCAGGAAGTGGCGGACCTGTTCTTCAATGCCGGGGTATTGAACGAGCGGCTGGATGTCAGCCCGTTGTGGGACCGGCAGTTCAAGTTGCTGCCGATATAA
- a CDS encoding LLM class flavin-dependent oxidoreductase has translation MSKRQLKLGAMVHGVGHGWGEWRHPQAQPNASVNFGFYKHQTQLAEGAKFDFVFIADSLHIHEKSSPHYLNRFEPLTILSALAALTSNIGLVATVTVSYTEPFQVARQFASLDHISGGRAGWNVVTSWLSGTADNFGKAEHPPHAVRYRIAREHVNVVKGLWDSWEDDAFAYNKQSGEFFTPGKLHALEHKGEFFSVKGPLNIARSRQGQPVIFQAGTSEDGRNFAAENSDAIFVHAETFDEAKAYAQDLKKRARSFGRDADQLSILPGIRPIVGRDEAEVESRYQQAVELVTVEDAIVALGRPFNDHDFSKYPLDEPFPELGDLGSNSQKGGSDRIKQLARDERLTLREVALRFSRPKRDFVGTPEQVADAIQTWFEAGAADGFIINSLLPDGLQYFTELVVPVLQQRGLLRSEYSGATLRENLGLDVPANRYSTPFETQPTQIAI, from the coding sequence ATGAGCAAACGCCAACTGAAACTCGGTGCCATGGTGCACGGCGTCGGTCACGGCTGGGGCGAATGGCGCCACCCGCAGGCGCAGCCCAATGCCAGCGTCAACTTCGGGTTCTACAAGCATCAGACGCAACTGGCCGAAGGCGCGAAGTTCGACTTCGTGTTCATCGCCGACAGCCTGCATATCCATGAAAAATCCAGCCCGCACTACCTCAACCGTTTTGAGCCGCTGACCATTCTTTCGGCCCTGGCGGCCCTGACCTCGAACATCGGCCTGGTGGCGACCGTCACCGTGAGCTACACCGAACCGTTCCAGGTGGCGCGCCAGTTCGCCTCCCTGGACCACATCAGCGGCGGCCGCGCCGGCTGGAACGTGGTGACTTCGTGGCTCAGCGGCACCGCCGACAACTTCGGCAAGGCCGAGCACCCGCCCCACGCCGTGCGCTACCGCATCGCCAGGGAGCACGTAAATGTGGTCAAGGGCCTGTGGGATTCCTGGGAAGACGATGCCTTCGCCTACAACAAGCAAAGCGGCGAATTTTTCACCCCTGGCAAGCTGCATGCACTGGAACACAAAGGCGAGTTTTTCTCGGTCAAGGGCCCGCTGAATATCGCCCGCTCGCGCCAGGGCCAGCCGGTGATTTTCCAGGCGGGCACTTCCGAGGACGGGCGCAATTTTGCCGCCGAAAACAGCGACGCGATTTTTGTCCATGCCGAGACCTTCGACGAAGCCAAAGCCTACGCCCAGGACTTGAAGAAACGCGCCCGCAGTTTTGGCCGTGATGCTGATCAGTTGTCGATCCTGCCGGGCATCCGGCCGATTGTTGGCCGCGACGAAGCCGAGGTGGAAAGCCGCTATCAGCAAGCTGTTGAGCTGGTGACCGTCGAGGACGCAATCGTCGCCCTGGGCCGCCCGTTCAACGACCACGATTTCAGCAAGTACCCGCTGGACGAACCCTTCCCGGAACTCGGCGACCTAGGCTCCAACAGCCAGAAAGGCGGCTCCGACCGCATCAAGCAACTGGCCCGCGATGAACGCCTGACCCTGCGGGAAGTGGCCCTGCGGTTCTCCCGGCCCAAGCGCGATTTTGTCGGTACCCCGGAGCAGGTCGCCGACGCGATCCAGACCTGGTTCGAAGCCGGCGCGGCCGACGGCTTCATCATCAATTCACTGCTGCCGGACGGCTTGCAGTACTTCACCGAGCTGGTAGTGCCGGTGCTGCAACAACGCGGGCTGTTGCGCAGCGAATACAGCGGCGCCACCCTGCGGGAAAACCTTGGCCTGGACGTGCCGGCGAACCGCTACAGCACCCCGTTCGAAACTCAACCAACGCAGATCGCCATCTGA
- a CDS encoding ABC transporter substrate-binding protein yields the protein MRFTLALLLAALTLGATCQAADLQPLRVANQKSTIKALLEVAGETRDVPYEIQWSEFPAAAPLGEALNAGAVDIGALGDAPYVFALGAGAPLKVVSIIHAEGRNTTALIVPKDSPIHDLADLKGKRIVTTRGSIGHFLAIKALRSAGLSTHDVQFIFLLPSESRLVLDNGTADAWSTWDPYTTVVTSQSQARVLASGNNLLSNHLYLAATSKAIADKRVQLDDFVARVDRAYRWSNDHPQAFAAAMAKITGLPLEVHVAVANATHMQPVAIDDSVISGLQTTADIYQDEGLLTKHIDVSQGFDKSFNAKRAPLTQASR from the coding sequence CTGCAGCCCCTGCGAGTGGCCAACCAGAAATCCACCATCAAGGCGCTGCTGGAAGTCGCCGGCGAAACCCGGGATGTGCCCTACGAAATCCAGTGGTCCGAGTTCCCCGCCGCCGCACCGCTGGGCGAAGCCCTCAACGCCGGGGCCGTGGACATCGGCGCGCTGGGGGACGCGCCCTACGTGTTCGCCCTCGGTGCCGGAGCACCGCTGAAGGTGGTGAGCATCATCCACGCCGAAGGCCGCAACACCACCGCGCTGATTGTTCCGAAAGATTCCCCGATCCACGATCTTGCCGACCTCAAGGGCAAGCGCATCGTCACCACCCGCGGCTCCATCGGGCACTTCCTGGCGATCAAGGCGCTGCGCAGCGCCGGCCTTTCCACCCACGACGTGCAGTTCATCTTCCTGCTGCCCAGCGAGTCACGGCTGGTGCTGGATAACGGCACCGCCGATGCCTGGTCGACCTGGGACCCCTACACCACCGTGGTCACCAGCCAGAGCCAGGCAAGAGTCCTTGCCAGCGGCAACAACCTGCTGAGCAATCACCTGTACCTCGCCGCCACCAGCAAGGCGATTGCCGACAAGCGCGTGCAGCTGGACGACTTCGTGGCCCGGGTCGACCGCGCCTACCGCTGGAGCAACGATCACCCGCAGGCGTTCGCCGCCGCCATGGCCAAAATCACCGGCTTGCCGCTGGAGGTGCACGTAGCCGTGGCCAACGCCACCCATATGCAACCGGTGGCGATTGACGACTCGGTGATCAGCGGCCTGCAAACCACCGCCGACATCTATCAGGACGAAGGCCTGCTGACCAAACACATCGACGTCTCCCAAGGCTTCGACAAAAGCTTCAACGCCAAACGTGCCCCGCTTACCCAGGCTTCCCGCTAA